The genome window TCAGTCATCCGCTTATAGAATTCGATCCTTGCTTTCTCGGAATCTTCAGGATACGGATTTTCCTGATAAAAAAGGGGGACACATTCTGTTATTCGCTCAATATATCTTCTTCCCTCAGGATCTTTAAATAAGTGAACATCAAAATTAAGAATGCTAACAACTTGCTGCTCAGCGATAAATTCATTCTGAAACAACCCAGTTTTAAGAGCTGAATTTCGTAAAGATGATATTAAGTCCTTAAAAGTTTTTGGATGGTGCGAAAATATCGTACATTTGCTCGCTACTGTACCCGCCTGAATGATCCATGTAACTTGCTCATCAGTTGCAGCTTCACCAATAATGTTCACGGCTCCATCCGTTTTCTTTTGCACATCCATCCCTTGTTGACCAGAAATCTCCGCAGTTTCTTTCGTGGTTACAATATTACGTCTTGGGAACAATTTTCTTAAGTGTAGTTCAAAAGCCATTTCCATTATTCGTAAAGCGAGAGTAGCTGCATAGAATTTAATGCAAGCCATTATAAAAGTGGACTTACCTGACCCCTGTTCCCCAGTAACAGCTATAGTGCGTGTAGACTTCATTAAAAAAGGAATAAATCTTAATGGTAAGATCGTATTTTTAAAAGAGTAGCCTCTACCCTTTGGATTTAAAAAGTTTTCTAAGTCAGCAAAAGTTAAATCGAATTTACGGTTGAAAAATACCCAAGTCTCCGCAAAAGGTGGTCTCATAACAACAATACGTGAGTTGTCCTTCATATCGTTTATGATATATCCGTTTTGTTCCGTCAGTTGTCCTGGGTTATTATATTTATAAATAGATTGGCATATTCTCTTTATTTCCCTTTCGCTTCCAAATGACAGAAAGGATAAATGCATGGTTTTACCACGATACATAATCCATACTGAATGCAATACATCTTCTTTAGTAGCTGTTCGCATGGCCTCTAACAGCTTTTGTTCGTCCTCTATATCTTGAGAAAACGCGGGTAACCCAGATACTCCACCAGATACACCATCAATAAGCATGTTTCTGATTTCATCAATAACTCCAAAACCCTTATACTCTTGATAAATCCGTTGAACAATTACTTGCATTTTATCTTCAAAGGACAGTTTACCCGCCTTTTCTTGATAGATATCAAGTATCTCCTCTTCAGTAATGATGTAGGATTCTGTTTGACCATCTTCGATGACATATTTCAGCTCATCTAGCTGGTACTCCTCAATCATTTGCGGCAATGCTTTATATTTGTATTTTTTCTTATATATTTGCATAAGAATTTCAAACTTATCCTGCACAGTTAGTTTTTCAGGATCGTCAAATGGTAGAACGTAATTGACATTCTGCTCATCCATCCCGTATCCCTTCATGAGGAGATCATGTATGAGATCTTTGACGTACATCTTGTCATAAAGATCACCACTATTACAGCCTTTTAAAGCAGCTTTCAATTCTACTCTCATATTTTTCTGGCGTTCAAAGTCAGCCCTATCCAGAGCATTGTCATAAAGATTTCTTCCCGTCATTTCATTAAATTGTGTCTTGATATATTTTGTCATACTATTAATATTAAATTTTTCAGAATCTACATTCGTTTTTAACTTCGGAACAACGATAGGATTTCGTAACTTGTAGATTAAGATAACAAGAAGGACCAGCAAAATTATACCTATTGTAATTCCATTCCATAAAAGCATTAAGAGACCCCTCTTTCAATTCTCTTGATTTCCGTATTCACACCAATTTGAATGAGCAAATCCTTTGAGATTTTCCGTACTTCCTGGAAAAAGGAGTAACTTGGATGCCGCTTGCCTGCATTTCTTGCTCTGCGGAACCAATTTAGTACATCCTTGTCATTAATAGCGTCCCTGAATTCAGAGCAATACGGCAGACCGTAAATCGGATCATCTATTTTGAAATTTCTTTTTATATTAGTCACATTATATTTGGAATACTTATCATACTGGCCAAGTAAAATGATCTTTGACTTTTCCTGAAGATTATCTGGCCAATCTTTTTGTTCAACATAACTTTCAATAACAGAAGTATCCTGACTTAAAGTAATAACAACTATATCTGCGTCTTGAATTAACTGTTCACTTACGCTGCTATTATTCCCACTATGAATATCTAAAATCACAGCCTGGTAATAACGATCTGCTTCGTCAAATATTGCTCCTGCTATGGAAGGGAAATTTTCGTGCGCTTCAGATTTTTTAGTTCCCATTAATAAGTCCAGTCTTCCAGCTTCAAGCGAAATGGTATGATCACTTATACTATCAGCACTTAGTCGCTTGCTTTTAAATAGTCTCTCCAAATTGTCCATACCACTAGTTGTTGTATTAACGAGGTTTCGGAACTGAAGCTCCTTCGCCTTCATAAATGCATTTTCTAAATTAGGACGACGGAATTGAGTTTGTGTAATTAAGGTTCTGATATCATAGTCTTGTCCAATCATTGTCCCAATAGCAAGTGTATTGGATGTGTTTCCTCGACCTGGGTCTGGGCTCCAGAATACAATTTTAGCCATTTATTTTCCTTTCTCAGCTATCTTAAAAGCTGCTTTGATTGTATTACTATCTTCTGTAGTTATCGTTTTAATAAGCTCATACAATGCCTTTTTTGCTTGACGGGACAAAGATTTCAGATAAACTCGACTTTCAAATTGGTTATTAACTTTAGTTGCATAATTCACTTCGTCATAATAAAATTCGAATTCTCTATCCTCATCAAACTGAATTTTTAAATGCGAAAGAACAGAATTTAAATAGTCCTCTTTTACATGCGAATCTACAAATGGATACTGAACCCTAACAAAAGGAATATCATCATGCCCTTTTACATAAAACTCAAGAATTTCAACATTTCTTTCTATCGTGAACCTCTCACAGTTTGTGATCAGAACATGACTATGAACGTCATTCCAAGGAGCTTTCGGAACTTCGGATAAGAATTCTTCCGAATCTGTATCTAAGAGGATATATTCATAGGATTCTAGACGTTCATTTTTATTCTTGAGATAATGTTGTAGGATTTCATGAATTCCTTTATTTTGTTTTTCAAATCCTGTTGCTACATCAAACCCATCATATTCAGTAATTAAGTTTCCTTTTGTTATATGAGGAATAGAGTAACTGTGTTTCTGCTGATCCGTTGCATCTACAATTAGTACTCGCTTTCCTACTGTGGCTAATACTTTACTTATATAAAATAGCAAATCCGTTTTGTCAGTTGCTCCTATAAACAGAATATGTCGCATTGTTGCCCCCCTTAAGGTTTTACTGTAGTTTGAGACGTTTCCCCATAAATCTTACTTTCAGACTGTGTATCTGGTTCTACTGTTACTGGTTGCGGTACAGGTTGTAGATTAGAAACATCGTTATCTCCTGTAGGCGTTATAGTTTGCGTTGGAGACTCAGCACCTTCACTATTAGCTTCATTTGTTGGTATAGCATCCTTAACAGGTGGTTGGCTTGAAGAATAACCACTATTATTAGAGGTGTCTGCAGGACTACCAGACGTTCCAATTCCAGCACCTGCGTTGTATTTAGCTCGTTCTTCCTCTGTCATCGATCGTAAATTCATTTCTAGCACTGTACGTTTGCGTGACTCCAATTGTTCAGTGGCACGTTCAACAATGTTAGGATCAGATTTAATCAATTTATTAACAGAGTCCTTCGGAGGGTAAGTTACAATCGCCTCCTTTTGCATATAAGGATCAACATAGCTCAAAGCATAAATGGTTGCGTCGTTGATATAGGCATCTACAATAGCACTGGACATTAACAAAATGTCCTGTTCATTCATTTGAAAAGTAATAACATTCCCGGCTAAATCACTAACTTTCTTTTTAGCGAGAACTATATAATCTTCACCTGTAGGGAACTTAATTCTTACATCTACAAATTGTCTTGAGTCCAACTTGGTCGGCAATTGAATTAATTTAAACTCTTGGTTTCTTAGATCTGCAGCTGTAACACCTTTTTCAAATAACATAGATTGTGTGACAGGTGTGTTTTGTGGTAAATCAATCTTGGTATACTTACCTACTATGTTTTCTTTCCTCATGATGTTTGCTGGTACAGATGCACTTGGAACATTAATAGTTTTAATATCCGATTCTGATAGAACATCTCCGGCTTTAACCCCATTTTTCCTTATTACAACGGGAACCTGCTTCATCTCTTGTTGAATTGTCTTATTTGCATCCTGTAACTGCTGTTCTACTTTTACACGATCAACCCTATAAGAATCTTGTATATTTCGAATCACTAGTATCATAATAACGAGGCCAATGAGTGACATAATTACAGCTCCGACAACACCCGCAATCATGAGTTGTTTATGTCGTAAACGTACCTTTGACATGTTTATTCTCCTTTTATTTGGTTTGGATCATTCTTATTCAGTTAAGTTCAATTAAGTTAATTTAACTTAACTTAATTGAATAAGTATATTTGTCTAACGACCACCACTATCCTCTCCTTTTATTAGTGGAATTTTTCATACACTAAATTGTTAGTCCTCTTAAATTTTTATTAGTAATATTGAAATCAATAAAACTATTAAAAAAACAGAACAACCTATAATTAACTTTATTAATGACTTACTTTTTTTTATTTTTGTTAACACTTTAACTGTGCTTAATATATTTTCAAGAGTCTCCTCGGTTTCAATATCCTCTTCAAAAGGATCTGGTTGGTATGGGAGTTTAAACACGTTCCCAACCTTTAAATTTCTTTTTACATCTGCTATAGCTTGGCCATCTGTCAATGGGAGAACAATATTCCATTTCTTTTGTTGCTCATATCCATTTGTACTAGAAAGAAACCTCTCAAGATGCCTCTGTTTCCACTCAATCCCACTACCTACCACAATCTGAATATCAGATCTAAGAAATTCTTCGAAAAATTTCGTAGTATCATAGAATCCTAGATCTAAGATAATAAATGTGTACTCTGATGATAAAAGACTTATTAAATCAATTTCATATACATCTGATTTGTAATAGTTAACACCAGCGATTTTGAAACTTTTTGTCCCTACTGAAACATCATCATTTTTTATTCCTTCATGCGCCAGTTCAAGATACTTAAAATCAGAGCTTTCGTTGCATTCTACCAAAGCAACACTATTTCCTTGGCGTGCCAAAAAACTTGCCATAGCTACAGAAGTGTGTGTTACACCCACCCCCGAATAAACTCCAGTAATGCCTACAACAACTGAACCTATTATCCGGTCCTTAACTACAATTTTTTCTTTGACACTCGGAAATGGAATTTGAAAATCTTCCATTTCATCATCTATAATCAGCTCTCTTTCAGGCCGCTTTTTCTCTTCTTTTGATATCTGATTATTTTGCTTTTCACATTTTGGAGCTTGAACATCGGTTTGCGTCACCGCTTCTTCTTTCTGACTTTCATTTTTTGCCGTATGATAAACCCGTTCACTTTTTAAAGTAAGTTCACTTGCTCCCCTATCAATTTTTCTCCATAAAATGTCTTTGTTGTACTCCCGATACTTAGAAACCTCAGCAAATTCTTTAGGGAATTCAAAGCTCCTAATAAGTTCCCTTACATCTATTGAATTATTTGTTGAGGCTTTAACGAATATATTGTAAATTCCAATCCCCACTAGTTCCGAAAGGAACGGATGTCCTTCACTTTC of Paenibacillus polymyxa M1 contains these proteins:
- a CDS encoding pilus assembly protein CpaF, with the translated sequence MLLWNGITIGIILLVLLVILIYKLRNPIVVPKLKTNVDSEKFNINSMTKYIKTQFNEMTGRNLYDNALDRADFERQKNMRVELKAALKGCNSGDLYDKMYVKDLIHDLLMKGYGMDEQNVNYVLPFDDPEKLTVQDKFEILMQIYKKKYKYKALPQMIEEYQLDELKYVIEDGQTESYIITEEEILDIYQEKAGKLSFEDKMQVIVQRIYQEYKGFGVIDEIRNMLIDGVSGGVSGLPAFSQDIEDEQKLLEAMRTATKEDVLHSVWIMYRGKTMHLSFLSFGSEREIKRICQSIYKYNNPGQLTEQNGYIINDMKDNSRIVVMRPPFAETWVFFNRKFDLTFADLENFLNPKGRGYSFKNTILPLRFIPFLMKSTRTIAVTGEQGSGKSTFIMACIKFYAATLALRIMEMAFELHLRKLFPRRNIVTTKETAEISGQQGMDVQKKTDGAVNIIGEAATDEQVTWIIQAGTVASKCTIFSHHPKTFKDLISSLRNSALKTGLFQNEFIAEQQVVSILNFDVHLFKDPEGRRYIERITECVPLFYQENPYPEDSEKARIEFYKRMTDKRAYEERDIIVFEDEGYVAKNPITEQQKKDMMKQMTKKDCAAFEEMLATFWPVAS
- a CDS encoding SAF domain-containing protein; translated protein: MSKVRLRHKQLMIAGVVGAVIMSLIGLVIMILVIRNIQDSYRVDRVKVEQQLQDANKTIQQEMKQVPVVIRKNGVKAGDVLSESDIKTINVPSASVPANIMRKENIVGKYTKIDLPQNTPVTQSMLFEKGVTAADLRNQEFKLIQLPTKLDSRQFVDVRIKFPTGEDYIVLAKKKVSDLAGNVITFQMNEQDILLMSSAIVDAYINDATIYALSYVDPYMQKEAIVTYPPKDSVNKLIKSDPNIVERATEQLESRKRTVLEMNLRSMTEEERAKYNAGAGIGTSGSPADTSNNSGYSSSQPPVKDAIPTNEANSEGAESPTQTITPTGDNDVSNLQPVPQPVTVEPDTQSESKIYGETSQTTVKP